A window of the Nibribacter ruber genome harbors these coding sequences:
- a CDS encoding recombinase family protein, translating into MANLNSFKAFAKAGKSQSRKHSNKVVVYTRVSTKEQAENNQSLATQRKYCDAFALKNGLEVVEYFGGTYESAKTDERKEFNRMLSFVKKSKEQIASIIIYSPDRFSRSGANAIHIAKELQQNNISIRSVMQETNTATASGKFQQNIQFLFSEFDNTQRREKCMAGMLEKLKRGEWPTRVPIGYDQLTNKGQQQIVVNEKGKLLRKAFQWKAEQRLSNVEILEKLESMGFTLSKQRLTEIFRNPFYCGILSHNLLEGEVVEGKHEKLISQKVFFQINQIQAENNSGYTTKKYDNRLPLRNFIRCASCGTHMTGYEVKKKGIFYYKCNKIGCKVNRGARQMHARYEEVLNGFQLESDLHEPMTQRLLDVFQEMNQQKEDELKHTKAHLKTIDQQLEKLEERFVLLEEINKDQYEKFTQKLRLEKKQLEGKLPAEQIKLSNLQKYLRFAVKMCSEIGSMWVSGSYHQRQKLQKLVFPEGVLYDKEMDGYRTHRVNAIFFLIASLSAKIGIKEKGQTSNKTDLSSWVAGTGLEPVTFGL; encoded by the coding sequence ATGGCTAATCTAAATTCATTCAAGGCCTTTGCCAAAGCTGGAAAGAGCCAGAGCCGGAAGCACAGCAACAAGGTGGTGGTCTACACCCGCGTCTCCACCAAGGAGCAGGCCGAGAACAACCAGAGCCTAGCCACCCAGCGAAAGTACTGCGACGCCTTTGCCCTCAAGAACGGGCTAGAGGTGGTCGAGTACTTCGGGGGCACCTACGAGAGCGCCAAGACCGACGAGCGAAAGGAGTTCAACCGCATGCTCTCCTTTGTGAAAAAATCCAAGGAGCAGATCGCGAGCATCATCATCTACAGCCCCGACCGCTTCTCTCGCTCGGGCGCTAATGCCATCCACATCGCCAAGGAGCTTCAGCAGAACAACATCTCCATCCGCTCGGTGATGCAGGAGACCAATACGGCCACGGCCTCGGGCAAGTTCCAGCAAAACATCCAGTTCCTCTTCAGCGAGTTCGACAACACCCAGCGACGCGAGAAGTGCATGGCCGGCATGCTGGAGAAGCTGAAGCGGGGCGAATGGCCCACCAGAGTGCCCATTGGGTACGATCAGCTCACCAATAAAGGGCAGCAGCAAATAGTAGTGAATGAGAAAGGCAAGCTACTCCGCAAAGCATTCCAATGGAAGGCGGAGCAGCGTCTCTCCAATGTGGAAATTTTGGAAAAGCTGGAATCCATGGGGTTCACCCTCTCCAAGCAACGACTAACAGAAATTTTTAGGAACCCCTTCTACTGCGGCATCCTTTCCCATAATCTACTGGAAGGCGAAGTGGTGGAGGGAAAGCATGAGAAGCTGATCAGCCAGAAAGTCTTTTTTCAGATCAATCAGATCCAGGCAGAGAACAATAGCGGCTATACCACCAAGAAATATGACAACCGCCTGCCGTTGAGAAACTTTATTCGTTGCGCGTCCTGCGGCACCCACATGACTGGTTATGAGGTAAAGAAAAAGGGCATCTTCTACTACAAGTGCAACAAGATTGGGTGTAAGGTAAACAGAGGTGCCCGGCAGATGCACGCCAGATACGAGGAAGTGCTTAACGGCTTCCAGCTGGAAAGCGACCTGCATGAGCCCATGACCCAGCGGCTACTGGACGTCTTCCAAGAGATGAACCAGCAAAAGGAGGACGAGTTGAAGCACACCAAAGCGCACCTCAAAACCATTGACCAACAGTTGGAGAAACTGGAGGAGCGCTTCGTTCTTTTGGAGGAGATCAACAAGGACCAGTACGAGAAGTTCACCCAGAAGCTGAGACTGGAGAAGAAGCAACTGGAGGGAAAGCTCCCGGCAGAGCAAATAAAATTATCGAACCTGCAAAAATACCTGAGGTTTGCGGTGAAAATGTGCTCTGAGATAGGCTCTATGTGGGTTTCTGGTAGTTACCACCAACGCCAGAAGCTGCAGAAGCTAGTGTTTCCGGAAGGTGTGCTGTATGACAAAGAAATGGACGGTTATCGAACCCATCGGGTGAATGCGATTTTCTTCCTAATCGCCTCATTGTCAGCCAAAATAGGGATAAAAGAAAAAGGACAAACCAGTAATAAAACTGATTTGTCCTCTTGGGTAGCGGGAACAGGACTCGAACCTGTGACCTTTGGGTTATGA
- a CDS encoding BamA/OMP85 family outer membrane protein, with the protein MASSHRVSNMRRQSYRIIAVLALCWGFSGALLAQNRLKLRVVAPTPEAANVWERRPPKLQVQDSLALRQELKTWLTQIQEEGYLTASIDSFHVKKDSLTVHVFTGGQYQWASLKNGNVGEGLLEKVGFREKLYRGTPLRPAEFARLQNALIREAENIGRPFAQVRLDSLVVEDDKIQATLRVVRGPLMLIDSVQIVGNARIQQNALYRFTQLSPGQPFSQQRIDEAVRALRQLPFVRVVGPPQVLFAKNQARVYFFLEEKKANQFDGIIGFLPDPNAQSAKLLITGEVNLQVRNLRGSGKQIGLHWRKVDRNSQLLDAEYRHPNLFNSPLEIAAQFHLYKQDTSFLNLRPRVEVAYPLSTTSRVTFFTEILSTQMLSAEVIKRQRNDSSAIDANFTSYGLSYNWNSLDDLFFPRRGMQVFLQGAVGTKRIQRNARVEASYYDTLQLRTSQFSLAIRLERYWPVSKNAVLLTRLKGEALLNERLYLNELFRLGGLSSLRGFDDYAFYASSYAVSTLEYRLYTGLDSYVFLLYDQGYLRRDLPQDTLAQWASGVGGGISFSTGAGIFQLVYSVGRTANEPFTLQRSKIHFGITGRF; encoded by the coding sequence ATGGCAAGTTCCCACAGGGTAAGCAACATGCGCAGGCAAAGTTATAGAATTATAGCGGTGCTGGCTCTGTGTTGGGGATTCTCTGGTGCTTTACTAGCCCAAAACCGCCTGAAACTAAGAGTGGTGGCCCCTACGCCCGAAGCCGCCAACGTCTGGGAACGCCGTCCCCCCAAACTGCAGGTGCAGGATTCACTGGCCCTCAGACAAGAACTCAAAACCTGGCTCACGCAAATACAAGAGGAAGGCTACCTCACGGCGTCCATAGATTCTTTTCATGTGAAGAAAGACTCTTTGACAGTGCACGTCTTTACCGGCGGACAATATCAATGGGCTTCTTTGAAAAACGGCAACGTAGGCGAAGGCCTGCTGGAGAAAGTGGGCTTCAGGGAAAAGCTCTACCGCGGCACGCCTTTGCGCCCGGCAGAGTTTGCTCGTCTGCAAAACGCATTAATCCGTGAAGCTGAGAACATCGGGCGTCCTTTTGCGCAGGTCAGGCTGGATTCTCTAGTGGTGGAAGATGATAAGATTCAGGCTACGTTGCGGGTGGTGCGTGGGCCTTTGATGCTCATTGACTCGGTGCAGATTGTGGGGAACGCCAGAATTCAGCAGAATGCCCTCTATAGATTCACCCAACTATCTCCCGGTCAGCCTTTCTCCCAACAACGCATTGATGAAGCGGTGCGCGCCCTGCGGCAACTGCCTTTTGTGCGGGTAGTGGGTCCGCCGCAGGTTTTGTTCGCCAAAAATCAGGCGCGCGTGTATTTCTTTCTGGAGGAGAAAAAAGCCAACCAGTTTGACGGCATCATCGGGTTCCTGCCCGACCCCAACGCCCAAAGCGCCAAACTGCTCATTACCGGTGAAGTGAACCTACAGGTGCGTAACCTGCGCGGCAGTGGCAAGCAGATTGGTCTGCACTGGCGCAAGGTAGACCGCAACTCCCAGTTGCTAGACGCTGAGTATCGGCATCCTAATCTCTTCAATTCACCGCTGGAAATAGCCGCGCAGTTTCACTTATACAAGCAGGATACCTCGTTCCTGAATCTTCGGCCGCGGGTAGAGGTGGCCTATCCTTTGTCCACTACCAGTCGGGTTACGTTCTTCACTGAGATTCTGAGCACCCAGATGCTTTCTGCCGAGGTCATTAAGCGCCAACGCAATGACTCTTCAGCCATTGATGCCAACTTCACGTCTTATGGCCTTTCTTATAACTGGAACAGCCTGGATGATTTGTTCTTCCCGCGCCGGGGCATGCAGGTGTTTTTGCAGGGCGCAGTCGGTACAAAACGCATTCAACGCAATGCACGGGTGGAAGCCAGCTATTATGATACCCTGCAATTGCGCACGTCACAGTTCAGCTTGGCTATCAGGCTAGAGCGTTACTGGCCCGTCTCCAAGAATGCGGTCTTGCTCACCCGCCTAAAAGGCGAGGCACTCTTGAACGAACGACTGTACTTGAATGAGCTCTTTAGGTTGGGCGGTCTTTCTTCTCTGCGCGGTTTTGATGACTATGCGTTCTATGCCTCTTCTTATGCGGTGAGTACGCTGGAGTACAGACTGTACACGGGTCTGGATTCTTACGTGTTTCTACTGTATGACCAAGGCTACCTGCGCCGAGATTTGCCCCAAGATACCCTGGCGCAGTGGGCAAGCGGCGTGGGCGGCGGAATTAGTTTCTCCACTGGCGCAGGAATTTTTCAACTGGTGTATTCGGTGGGACGCACTGCCAATGAACCATTTACCTTGCAACGGTCTAAAATTCACTTCGGGATTACGGGCCGTTTCTAG
- the hemW gene encoding radical SAM family heme chaperone HemW: MAGIYLHIPFCKQACHYCDFHFSTSLGLKEAVLQAMHQELHLQKDYLQGEIIQTIYFGGGTPSILSVPEIQGLLDAIYQLHTVTPDAEITLEANPDDLTPEKLLALRQTPINRLSIGVQSFHDPHLQLMNRPHSAQEAVECITLAKSLGFDNISLDLIYGIPAEDEALWEQDLAKAFALNVQHLSCYALTIEPNTVLGHRLKKGKFTPAEEERVAQQFELLMTEAKNHGFLHYEISNFCQPGFESRHNSSYWRQVPYLGIGPSAHSFNGVSRQFNKAHNPQYVEALKLGQLPCTVEELSVEDRVNEFVMTTLRTSWGCDTQYVQQKWGMDLLALHAEYLAKIKTKGLLRIENQTLLLTEAGKLLADEIALDLFLLPEEAEETE; this comes from the coding sequence TTGGCCGGAATTTATCTTCACATCCCTTTTTGTAAACAAGCCTGCCATTACTGCGACTTCCACTTTAGCACTTCGCTGGGTTTAAAAGAAGCCGTCTTGCAGGCCATGCACCAAGAACTGCATCTGCAGAAAGATTACTTACAGGGCGAAATCATCCAAACCATTTACTTTGGGGGTGGCACGCCGTCCATCTTGTCGGTACCCGAGATTCAGGGACTGCTGGATGCCATTTACCAGTTGCACACCGTCACACCAGACGCCGAGATTACTCTGGAGGCCAACCCAGACGACCTGACGCCCGAGAAACTACTGGCCTTACGGCAAACGCCCATCAACCGGTTGAGCATTGGCGTGCAGTCGTTCCATGACCCACACTTGCAACTCATGAACCGTCCCCACTCTGCCCAAGAAGCCGTGGAATGCATCACGCTAGCGAAGAGCCTCGGCTTTGACAACATTTCTCTGGATTTAATCTATGGCATTCCGGCGGAAGACGAAGCGCTGTGGGAACAGGACCTGGCCAAAGCTTTCGCCTTGAACGTACAGCACCTGTCTTGCTACGCCTTGACCATTGAACCCAACACCGTATTGGGGCATCGGCTTAAGAAAGGGAAATTCACGCCTGCCGAGGAAGAGCGCGTGGCCCAGCAGTTTGAGTTGCTCATGACCGAAGCCAAAAACCACGGTTTCCTGCACTATGAAATCTCTAACTTCTGCCAGCCCGGCTTTGAGAGCAGGCACAACAGCAGTTACTGGCGGCAGGTCCCGTACTTAGGTATCGGGCCAAGTGCGCACTCCTTCAACGGCGTGAGTAGGCAGTTTAACAAAGCGCACAACCCGCAATATGTAGAAGCCTTAAAGCTAGGCCAACTGCCTTGCACCGTAGAGGAGCTGTCTGTAGAGGACCGCGTGAATGAATTCGTCATGACCACTTTGCGCACCAGCTGGGGCTGTGACACGCAATACGTGCAACAGAAATGGGGTATGGACTTACTGGCCTTGCACGCAGAGTACTTAGCTAAAATTAAAACCAAGGGTCTGCTACGCATAGAGAACCAAACGCTCCTCCTCACCGAGGCCGGAAAACTGCTCGCCGATGAAATTGCCCTAGATTTATTTTTGTTGCCAGAAGAGGCCGAAGAAACAGAGTAG
- a CDS encoding MBL fold metallo-hydrolase has product MKKFMLILLSIIGAIALGGGLFVSFAPTFGATAQGQSLDRIQKSPNFKNGKFQNASHTPMMDESPLLDKVKIFYKFFTGVDGSSPENALPMVNLKPNDFPTTPSQTPVITWFGHSAVLIEIGGKRIFADPMLGQRASPVSFIGSKRFNKDLPIKIEDLPTLDIVLLSHDHYDHLDHGTIEKLKGKTKHFFVPLGVAAHLVKWGVDPNKITELDWWETAIYEGLTLAATPARHFSGRGLSDRDKTLWCSWVLKSATNSVYFGGDSGYDTHFKEIGEKYGPFDVTMLECGQYNKAWKYIHMMPEETAQAHVDLKGKVLMPTHWGAFSLALHTWQEPIRRLSKAAKQLNIQMATPIIGHRWEPTGTLPQELWWKGIQ; this is encoded by the coding sequence ATGAAGAAATTTATGCTCATCCTTCTTTCCATTATTGGGGCCATTGCTTTGGGCGGCGGTCTGTTTGTGTCCTTCGCGCCTACGTTTGGAGCCACAGCTCAAGGCCAGAGCCTGGACAGAATCCAGAAGTCCCCGAACTTTAAAAACGGCAAGTTCCAGAACGCATCCCACACGCCCATGATGGACGAGTCGCCGTTGCTGGACAAGGTTAAAATCTTCTATAAGTTCTTTACCGGCGTAGACGGCTCCTCGCCAGAAAACGCCTTGCCTATGGTCAACTTGAAACCAAATGACTTTCCGACAACACCCAGCCAGACGCCTGTGATTACGTGGTTTGGGCATTCGGCGGTGCTGATTGAGATTGGGGGCAAGCGCATCTTCGCGGACCCCATGCTGGGACAGCGCGCCTCGCCGGTTTCATTCATCGGGTCTAAGCGGTTCAACAAGGACTTGCCTATCAAGATTGAAGACCTGCCGACTTTGGACATCGTGTTGCTGTCGCACGACCATTATGACCACCTGGACCACGGTACCATTGAGAAGCTGAAGGGCAAGACCAAACACTTCTTCGTGCCATTAGGCGTAGCTGCGCATCTGGTGAAGTGGGGCGTAGATCCGAATAAAATCACGGAACTGGACTGGTGGGAGACTGCTATTTATGAAGGTCTTACGCTTGCCGCCACGCCAGCTCGTCATTTCTCAGGCCGGGGCTTAAGCGACCGGGACAAGACGCTTTGGTGCTCCTGGGTGTTGAAGTCGGCTACCAACTCGGTGTACTTCGGCGGAGACTCGGGCTATGACACGCATTTTAAAGAGATTGGTGAGAAGTACGGACCGTTTGATGTGACCATGCTGGAATGCGGTCAGTACAACAAGGCTTGGAAATACATCCACATGATGCCCGAAGAAACCGCTCAGGCCCATGTAGACCTGAAAGGAAAAGTCCTGATGCCTACGCACTGGGGCGCTTTCTCCCTGGCCCTGCACACGTGGCAAGAGCCCATCAGACGCCTGAGCAAAGCCGCTAAGCAACTCAACATTCAGATGGCTACGCCCATCATAGGTCATCGCTGGGAACCCACCGGCACTTTGCCGCAGGAGCTGTGGTGGAAGGGCATTCAATAA
- a CDS encoding pentapeptide repeat-containing protein has translation MKDILHQNKEFAGIDYTNQAISGREFDGCTFKNCDFSNTDLSNNSFLECLFEHCNLSNIKLNGAKLQDVTFSHCKIMGVDFSGCHDFLLSVEFTNCSLDYAFFGRKNFKKTKFTGCSIKEANFTDTDLTEAKFADCDLLRTVFQNTNLEKADFYSAYNYTLDPEVNRIKKAKFSTQGALGLLAKYDISIKQ, from the coding sequence ATGAAAGACATTCTGCACCAGAACAAGGAATTTGCGGGCATCGACTATACCAACCAAGCCATTTCGGGGAGGGAGTTTGACGGGTGCACGTTCAAGAACTGCGATTTCTCCAATACAGACCTTTCTAACAACAGCTTCTTGGAGTGCCTGTTTGAGCACTGCAACCTGAGCAACATCAAACTGAATGGCGCCAAACTGCAGGACGTCACGTTCTCACATTGCAAAATCATGGGCGTGGACTTTAGCGGGTGCCATGACTTTCTGCTGAGCGTTGAGTTTACCAACTGCTCTCTGGACTACGCTTTTTTCGGGCGGAAGAATTTCAAGAAGACCAAGTTCACTGGCTGTAGCATCAAAGAAGCCAACTTCACCGACACAGACCTCACCGAAGCCAAGTTTGCCGACTGCGACTTACTCAGAACCGTCTTCCAGAACACCAATCTAGAGAAGGCAGACTTCTACTCGGCTTACAATTATACCCTGGACCCCGAAGTGAATCGCATTAAGAAAGCCAAGTTCTCTACCCAAGGCGCCTTGGGCTTGCTGGCCAAATACGATATCAGCATTAAGCAGTAG
- a CDS encoding LytR/AlgR family response regulator transcription factor — MLSFFKQPFPVSELNLSKTLGLSLLFGAMIAFCLVVFQPFGSYNWHSPTKNLVLSGYGLVAAFSVFLNFYGFRRMAPAFFHESRWNVGKEILWNLVHFVTGGFLSTVYGAAMGIMPFSLPQISYMILVAFMMGLVPAILIVLIMYLYLLQKYRPISLVRKEEPVVAPLAVESPVQNISTPTEQEPTNTHITLIAENGKDTLTLEAAHLLYIEASDNYCTVFYLQNNALQKHLLRSSLSRLENQITQLEVVRCHRSYLVNLDRVQNVSGNAQGYKLHFAQTGQTVPVARASSSVVKSFFVAS, encoded by the coding sequence ATGCTTTCGTTTTTCAAACAGCCTTTCCCGGTAAGTGAACTGAACCTGTCAAAGACGCTGGGGCTTTCCCTGCTGTTTGGTGCCATGATAGCGTTCTGCTTGGTGGTGTTTCAGCCGTTTGGGTCGTATAACTGGCATTCGCCTACCAAGAACCTGGTCTTGTCAGGGTATGGGTTGGTGGCGGCGTTCTCGGTGTTTCTCAACTTCTATGGCTTCAGGAGGATGGCGCCTGCTTTCTTCCATGAGAGCCGTTGGAACGTGGGCAAGGAGATTCTTTGGAACCTGGTGCATTTTGTGACGGGTGGTTTCCTGAGCACGGTGTATGGCGCGGCCATGGGCATTATGCCGTTCTCGCTGCCGCAAATCAGCTACATGATTCTAGTGGCTTTCATGATGGGCTTGGTGCCGGCTATCCTAATTGTGCTCATCATGTATCTGTACCTCTTGCAGAAATACCGCCCCATTTCACTAGTTAGAAAAGAAGAACCGGTTGTCGCGCCGTTGGCGGTGGAGAGCCCTGTTCAAAATATCTCAACACCAACTGAACAAGAGCCAACCAACACGCACATCACGCTCATCGCTGAAAACGGAAAAGACACGCTCACCTTAGAAGCCGCGCACCTCTTGTACATTGAAGCGAGTGACAATTACTGCACGGTCTTCTACCTTCAGAACAACGCCTTGCAAAAACACCTGTTGCGCAGTAGCCTGAGCAGATTAGAGAATCAAATCACCCAGCTCGAAGTGGTGCGTTGCCATAGGTCTTATCTGGTGAATCTGGACCGGGTTCAGAACGTGTCGGGCAATGCGCAAGGGTATAAGCTTCACTTCGCGCAGACAGGGCAGACGGTGCCGGTGGCCCGAGCATCCAGCAGTGTGGTGAAATCATTCTTCGTAGCCAGCTAA
- a CDS encoding TraB/GumN family protein, with protein sequence MKKALKRIALFVVLTPVVLVVLAAVGYFSYRLVAVGGESTPHQAYLAKYKEEITPAQDPAFSIFDSAFYQNQIFFLGEAHGTAKPQELDFALVKHLNQKVNMRYYLAEVDYSQAHYLNQYLLTGDEKNLDVVFQFWARLNAQWGNQDFMNKIKKIRAYNQILPEAQRVSIMGVDRIQDPEALHRHLKELVATLPASQNPLQNSLRLLTSSDSLDTDALTSLAKQLITKDSASLGFELRHTLQNAVYYTDRTKRDSVMYLNLNTLVQSKGLQKEKFYGMWGMFHAIPVQVERGTPFAYLLQHASSPFKNKAVSIGVYTLDSESMMPTATMPSFVSKGQRFVNTTMSNNDGPLVFVNGIKDLRAVTKENSMTLFKTNAPGTPYKNSERLASFKVLMPNQSIAFKQANTGLADVFQYICLVRNSRATTPVELKQL encoded by the coding sequence ATGAAAAAAGCACTGAAAAGAATTGCCCTGTTTGTAGTCTTGACTCCTGTTGTTCTGGTAGTTTTGGCCGCTGTTGGTTACTTCTCCTATAGGCTAGTGGCCGTGGGCGGAGAAAGCACGCCGCACCAAGCGTACCTGGCCAAATACAAAGAAGAAATCACGCCAGCGCAGGACCCCGCCTTCTCTATCTTTGACAGCGCGTTTTACCAAAACCAGATATTTTTTCTAGGCGAAGCCCACGGTACCGCCAAGCCGCAGGAACTTGATTTTGCCTTGGTAAAACATCTGAACCAAAAGGTGAACATGCGCTATTACTTAGCCGAGGTAGACTACAGCCAGGCCCATTATCTGAACCAATATTTACTGACCGGCGACGAGAAGAACCTGGATGTAGTGTTTCAGTTCTGGGCCCGTCTGAACGCGCAGTGGGGCAACCAAGACTTCATGAACAAGATTAAGAAGATACGCGCCTACAACCAGATCCTACCAGAAGCCCAGCGCGTTTCCATTATGGGTGTAGACCGCATCCAAGACCCAGAAGCCCTGCACCGTCATTTAAAGGAGTTGGTGGCCACGCTTCCGGCAAGCCAGAACCCACTGCAGAACAGCCTGCGCTTACTTACCTCTTCAGACAGTTTAGACACAGACGCCCTGACCAGCCTAGCCAAACAGCTCATCACGAAAGACAGCGCCAGCCTTGGCTTCGAATTACGCCATACTTTGCAGAACGCCGTCTACTACACAGACAGAACCAAGCGCGATAGCGTCATGTACTTGAATCTGAACACGCTGGTGCAGAGCAAAGGTCTGCAGAAAGAGAAATTCTACGGCATGTGGGGCATGTTCCATGCCATCCCGGTGCAGGTGGAGCGCGGCACGCCGTTTGCCTATCTACTACAACATGCCAGCTCGCCGTTCAAGAACAAGGCCGTTTCTATTGGCGTTTACACCCTGGACAGCGAAAGCATGATGCCCACCGCCACAATGCCCTCGTTTGTGTCTAAGGGACAGCGCTTCGTGAATACCACCATGTCTAACAATGACGGCCCGCTGGTGTTTGTGAACGGCATTAAGGATTTGCGCGCCGTGACTAAAGAAAACTCCATGACGCTGTTCAAGACCAACGCACCCGGCACGCCTTACAAAAACTCAGAGCGTTTGGCTAGTTTCAAAGTCTTGATGCCCAACCAGAGCATCGCCTTCAAGCAAGCAAACACGGGCCTTGCCGATGTCTTCCAATACATCTGCTTGGTGCGCAACTCACGGGCCACTACGCCAGTAGAACTGAAACAACTTTAA
- a CDS encoding 2'-5' RNA ligase family protein yields the protein MPQPLSLSEQYDSLWQHARQEFARGHFEIDPFLADTVPDTRRGITLLTRPNAEVQAQILQLLQSLKAVEPMQYFYPASDLHITLLSIISCSPNFKLGSIPQEDYIQVIREALQDIGPFTVHFKGITASPSCIMVQGFPDGEGLQQLREKLRTAFKNLGLHHTIDQRYTIQTAHSTVLRFQAPLQHPDAFLEQLENFRTIGFGIFTVDQVELVYNDWYQRASNTQALATFRL from the coding sequence ATGCCTCAGCCACTATCGCTTTCTGAACAGTATGACTCTCTCTGGCAACACGCCCGGCAGGAGTTTGCCCGGGGTCATTTTGAAATAGACCCATTTCTAGCTGACACGGTTCCAGATACCAGAAGAGGCATTACGTTACTGACTCGGCCCAATGCTGAGGTGCAAGCACAAATCCTTCAACTGTTGCAGAGTTTAAAAGCAGTAGAGCCCATGCAGTATTTCTACCCAGCCAGTGACTTACACATCACCTTGCTTTCTATAATATCCTGCTCTCCAAACTTTAAATTAGGCTCTATTCCACAAGAAGACTATATCCAAGTTATTAGAGAAGCTCTTCAAGACATAGGTCCTTTCACTGTTCATTTTAAAGGCATCACAGCTTCACCGTCTTGTATCATGGTGCAAGGCTTTCCGGATGGTGAGGGTCTGCAGCAACTGCGGGAGAAGCTGAGAACGGCGTTTAAGAATTTGGGCCTGCACCATACCATTGACCAGCGCTACACCATTCAGACGGCGCATAGCACGGTGCTTCGGTTTCAGGCGCCATTGCAACACCCAGATGCCTTTCTGGAACAGTTGGAGAATTTTAGAACTATAGGCTTTGGCATTTTCACTGTGGACCAGGTAGAACTGGTCTATAATGATTGGTACCAGCGGGCCAGCAACACTCAAGCATTGGCTACTTTTAGGTTGTAA
- a CDS encoding cyclase family protein — translation MLSATATITYKSQAYQFNPLQPLDISLQLRAGSDNVNCFWAEPVQVDTITVGSFVGSVALGGSTNYQRVHLTPHGNGTHTECYGHISPDPAATLDKCLTRFLFVTQVVSVMPQRQENGDLVVLAEDVISRLSLENLPEALVLRTLPNIDTKRTAQYSGTNPTYIEPALAHFLADNGVEHLLLDLPSVDREEDGGELLAHHAFWQYPAATRVASTITELIFVPDAVVDGLYLLNLQVTSLVLDASPSKPVLYALTPLADS, via the coding sequence ATGCTTTCAGCTACCGCCACCATCACCTACAAAAGTCAAGCCTACCAATTCAATCCGCTTCAGCCTTTGGATATTTCTTTGCAGTTGCGAGCCGGCTCTGACAACGTGAATTGCTTTTGGGCCGAGCCTGTGCAGGTAGATACCATCACGGTAGGGAGCTTTGTGGGCAGTGTGGCCTTGGGCGGTTCCACCAATTACCAGCGTGTGCATCTTACGCCGCACGGCAACGGCACCCATACCGAGTGCTATGGCCATATCTCACCAGACCCAGCCGCCACCCTAGACAAATGCCTGACCCGGTTTCTGTTTGTAACGCAAGTGGTTTCTGTCATGCCGCAGCGGCAGGAGAATGGTGATTTAGTGGTGTTGGCGGAGGATGTGATTTCCCGGTTGTCTTTGGAGAACCTACCCGAGGCGCTGGTGTTGCGCACCTTGCCGAATATAGACACTAAGCGCACCGCACAATACTCGGGGACTAATCCCACTTATATAGAACCAGCCTTGGCTCACTTTCTAGCAGACAATGGCGTGGAGCATCTGTTGTTAGATTTGCCTTCAGTGGATAGAGAAGAAGATGGTGGGGAGTTGTTGGCGCATCATGCCTTCTGGCAGTATCCAGCCGCCACTCGGGTTGCTTCTACTATCACGGAATTGATTTTTGTGCCGGATGCGGTGGTGGATGGTTTGTATCTGTTGAATTTACAGGTGACTAGTTTGGTGTTGGATGCCAGCCCTAGCAAGCCGGTGTTGTATGCCTTGACGCCATTAGCTGATAGTTAA
- the rpmA gene encoding 50S ribosomal protein L27 has product MAHKKGVGSSNNGRESHSKRLGVKIFGGQAIIAGNIIVRQRGTAHHPGANVGIGKDHTLFALTDGVVSFRKGVKNRSYVSVLPREVEASKVSTTPSEEVTA; this is encoded by the coding sequence ATGGCTCACAAAAAAGGTGTCGGTAGTTCTAACAACGGCCGCGAATCTCATTCCAAACGCCTAGGCGTTAAAATCTTCGGTGGCCAAGCCATCATTGCAGGTAACATCATCGTGCGTCAGCGCGGTACTGCTCACCACCCAGGCGCTAACGTAGGTATTGGTAAAGACCATACCTTGTTTGCTTTGACAGATGGTGTTGTTTCTTTCAGAAAAGGCGTGAAGAACCGTTCTTACGTATCTGTTCTTCCAAGAGAAGTAGAAGCTTCTAAAGTATCTACTACTCCTTCTGAAGAAGTAACTGCCTAA
- the rplU gene encoding 50S ribosomal protein L21: MYAIVEIAGVQTKVESGKFFYSNKLSGNEGDAVEFANVLLTDNDGNVSLGAPFLDGVKVTGTIQGHSKADKVIIFKKKRRKGYKKKNGHRQQFTKVLINTIG; encoded by the coding sequence ATGTACGCAATTGTTGAAATCGCTGGGGTCCAGACGAAGGTAGAGAGCGGTAAGTTCTTCTACTCAAACAAGCTTTCCGGCAATGAGGGTGACGCCGTAGAGTTCGCCAATGTTCTTTTGACTGACAATGATGGTAATGTATCTTTAGGCGCTCCTTTCTTGGACGGCGTGAAAGTGACTGGAACTATCCAGGGCCACTCTAAAGCTGACAAAGTAATCATCTTCAAGAAGAAAAGAAGAAAAGGCTACAAGAAGAAAAACGGTCACCGTCAGCAGTTCACCAAAGTGTTGATCAACACAATTGGTTAA